A part of Carassius carassius chromosome 32, fCarCar2.1, whole genome shotgun sequence genomic DNA contains:
- the LOC132113217 gene encoding 5-hydroxytryptamine receptor 7-like, giving the protein MVLGDTNRSTVAQSHGETMKSLMGEERALETGASVETSNGMMISEVLIPRLFKIAHESGEVAVAAGSGSSEIKPSSFPILLEMMEVANGTRCAEQILSYGEVEKVLIGGVLTMLTLITICGNLLVVISVCFVKKLRQPSNYLIVSLALADLSIALAVMPFVSITDLIGGRWIFGKFFCNVFIAMDVMCCTASIMTLCVISIDRYLGITRPLTYPVRQNGWCMAKTVLSVWLLSASITLPPLFGWAQNVNDDRVCLISQDFGYTIYSTAVAFYIPMTVMLVMYYRIYRAAKLSAAKHTITGFPRAGQEEEEENEVDCVTVAIKLQREVEECARLPRLLRGVGKWNSDRRNISIFKREQKAAATLGIVVGAFTVCWLPFFLLSTARPFICGTECSCVPLWVERTLSWLGYANSLINPFIYAFFNRDLRTTYRSLLSCRYRNINRRLSAAGMHEALRLVERTEVVVSG; this is encoded by the exons ATGGTGCTGGGTGATACCAACAGATCAACTGTCGCGCAAAGCCACGGAGAAACTATGAAGTCCTTGATGGGTGAGGAGCGCGCGCTTGAGACAGGTGCAAGCGTGGAAACTTCTAACGGCATGATGATCTCCGAGGTTCTTATCCCTCGCCTATTCAAAATTGCGCACGAGTCTGGAGAGGTGGCAGTGGCTGCGGGCTCCGGATCCTCGGAAATAAAGCCTTCTAGCTTCCCGATCCTTCTGGAGATGATGGAGGTGGCGAACGGCACGCGCTGCGCGGAGCAGATTCTCAGCTACGGAGAGGTCGAGAAGGTGCTGATCGGTGGAGTGCTGACCATGCTCACGCTCATCACCATCTGCGGGAACTTGCTTGTGGTCATCTCCGTGTGTTTCGTGAAAAAACTACGGCAGCCCTCCAACTATCTCATCGTGTCCCTCGCGCTCGCGGACCTCTCCATTGCGCTCGCGGTGATGCCGTTCGTCAGTATCACGGACCTGATCGGTGGTCGCTGGATTTTTGGCAAGTTCTTCTGTAACGTGTTTATAGCCATGGACGTGATGTGTTGCACCGCGTCCATCATGACCCTATGCGTTATTAGCATCGACCg GTACCTTGGCATCACCAGACCCCTAACTTACCCAGTGAGACAGAACGGCTGGTGTATGGCCAAAACGGTGCTTTCTGTTTGGCTGCTTTCTGCATCAATCACTTTGCCACCGCTCTTTGGCTGGGCACAGAACGTGAACGATGACCGTGTGTGTCTGATCAGCCAGGACTTTGGCTACACTATTTACTCTACAGCTGTTGCATTTTACATTCCCATGACTGTCATGCTGGTCATGTATTACCGCATCTACCGTGCAGCCAAGCTCAGCGCTGCCAAACACACCATCACCGGCTTTCCTCGTGCAGgacaggaggaggaagaggagaatgAGGTGGATTGCGTAACTGTGGCAATAAAACTGCAGAGGGAGGTGGAAGAGTGTGCGCGTCTGCCGCGACTCCTGCGAGGAGTGGGCAAGTGGAACTCGGACCGCAGGAACATCTCCATATTTAAGAGGGAACAGAAGGCTGCGGCCACACTCGGGATTGTGGTAGGAGCGTTTACCGTCTGCTGGCTTCCGTTCTTTCTCCTCTCCACGGCCCGGCCCTTCATCTGCGGGACAGAGTGTAGCTGTGTCCCCCTGTGGGTGGAGAGAACGCTGTCGTGGCTAGGATACGCCAACTCACTCATTAACCCCTTTATCTACGCTTTCTTCAACCGCGACTTACGCACCACTTACCGAAGCCTGCTCAGCTGCCGTTACCGCAATATTAACCGCAGACTGTCGGCCGCCGGCATGCATGAGGCCCTACGACTGGTGGAAAGAACAGAGGTGGTTGTCTCTGGGTGA